GGATAGATGAAACGTTCGCCCTTATTCTCCTCTGTTAGTTCTTTGTCTTCACCGTTGAAGCGGAAATATTTGTTACTGGCTTCCTCTGTTTGAGTGACGAGACAGTAGACGCGGTTTTCTCTATGATATACAATTTGACGGGGTGTACAGCGAAGAGGAACTTTTCTCACAGGCCAAGGTGAGTCATAGGTAAGATAGGTTGGaagaatacatatttttagatCGAATGTTGTATCAAAACACAAAAATCCTTGTGGGCAGTTTACATTATTGAACGACGCAAAACTACGTAAATATCCATTTCCAAATATTTTGTGAACTCTCATTTCGCCTTTGCCagtcaaaaaaataaagcaaggATTAGGGCCACACACCACTACACCGTTTAGCCCTGATATATTTGAAAAGTAACGAAGTTTACTTATGTAGCGGTCTTGTAAATTATATGAATCCAATGAATCAGCATATTCTTCGTCAACGTCCATAGGTTTCGAATCTTCATCCAACATATTGATgctttgtaattttctaaaacgaACCTTCATATGACCTTTTCCATATCGATATGCCTGATAAATTATCAATTCTAGACGGGTTCGTATCATGAGTAACGGCCTACTGCCATTATTTCCTAATCCAACCATTGCTATTTCCTGCACAGGAGGAGAGTTAACATGCTGTGGCatacaattcaataaaattccCTGTTTATTGTCCTGTTGATTTAAAGTTACTGGTACAAATTCCATGGAATCAGTAAGAACCGTATCACCGTTGCCCACGTCATTCACCAAATACATTAACTTCATATCGGGCATTGAGTAAATTTCCAGAGTACCGCTCTCTCTTGCAACTATTAACCAATAAGAAGGTTTCACTTGTACCAACAAACGTCGCCACCAATCTGAATTCTTTTGCCTTGATTGTTTTGCCAAGTCAGCCATACTATTCATTTTAAAAGCATTCCCTGATTCACCGTACAACAAGTCTTCTTCATCTTCGATTTTCATGTTAGGTTCTGCTTTCATATAGCCTAAGCCACTGTACAATGAATTACCGCCACTGCCTGTAAGATTTAAGACCTCATCAGACTTGGTAGTAAACAAACCCGATAAGTCTTTATATGCGGCCAAAGATATAACTGCCGGAATGCTACTTATTGTATTCTTGTTAATAGCCAAACGAGGCGTTCCTTTCGTTTCACGAAGAGCTAGTGTTATAACTTTGCCATGAAGTACTCTTAGGCAAACATAAGGATCAGCTATTGATACTTGTACCACAGGTGCTCCTTCATCAATCGGCACGTTTTGTATGAGACGCTTTCCCTGCAACAGTCGTACTGAACGTGTTGTGACCTGGACAATAAATCGATTTTGTCCCAAGTTTCCCACAAATATTGTTGGTTGAGTGCAACAGAATCCagtattttcaatttcattaatcTCTTCGCCAGTTTGCAAGACCAGTGTTGATGTGCGTTGAGACAATATCATGAAATCATGGTGGTCATGTCGAGATGTCTTTTTACTCACGTCGTCATATAATGTCCAAACATCAAGGCAACCCTCTAACTCGAACGAGGTTATGACTTGAGGATTAATACAGTTAACGAACACACATAGGGAGCCATTTTTACTGTGGCCACTGGAAGCCACCACATCTATTTTTAAGTCACACAACTGGCTGGCTTGAGGGCGCAATGTCGTGCCGCCCTCTTCGAACTCAACTCTTTCACCGGCACACATAAAATTAATTGGACCAACATTGAGCAAACTATCGCAGACTTCGAAAATATATTTTCGCAGCTGAACAGAAGTCTTTGTTCCGGACCCATATACCTCCAGTTCCTCATCTTCAATGCGACGACCTTTGCGGGACTCCTCGTTTACCACATTGTTAGCATCAGACATTTCAACTTCATCTAATGTTATTACAGTGCTTTGATCTTCTTCTGTAAAGTGAAGTAACAGGGAATTCCCCAAACGAGATCCGAGAAATAGGTATTCACTTTGAACTACACACATACAGCTGGTAAGAACACTTGCTGCGGCCTTATGGAAATGAAAGTTACGTACCGTTCGCATCGAGTCGACACACAAGGTAACAACATATAGTTCGCCACTACGTAACGATACAACTAATTTATCGACATCTATGAACGCAATATTAGCGGCATCTAGACTTATACGGACACCATCTTGTGGTTTAAGAGGAAAACTAGTGCTATGATCAGCTGAACTATTCAATGACACGCCATATGGAGGAACACTTTGATTAAGATATATTATAGCATTTACGGTCGTTACTAAACAGCCGCCAATTGGCTTTTGTATGGGAAATACTTGCAAACAATCAAATGGCAATCCCGTAACAGTCCATATAATGGGATGAACGCGTTGttgtatatttaaagaaatcgcAACCAATACGCAAGTGTCAGCGCGGACAGCTACACGGCCAGGGAATGTACGCACAGGTTCGTACAATATTAGTAAAGTTGGTTCATAGTAACCATGTAAAAATTGCAAGTCTAAAACATTGTCGATTTTCTCATCGAGGTCTCGAAGTGCAATAAGATAGGAAGCCAGAATGGGAGTGCGTGCTACAATGGCAGTTGGGGCCTTCTTAATTGGCTTAACATCTGCCATCTCAATCTCATCTATACCGTTTTCTTTACGAAATGGCAAAACAACTAAACGCTTACCGTACACCAGCATGACAGCACATCGAGCATCGGGATCAACACGTACCATAGGAATATAATAACGACCGGTCCATCCATCTCTGATCTCTTCCTCTTCAAAGAAATGCAATGATAAGGTTTTCAGTGCAAACGTGTCTGGGTCATGTTGAACAACTGACAACTTAGCATCCTTAAAACTTATAAGAAGTGCGTCTCTCATGGATCCCGTCAATGTTACACTTTGCAAAGACATTACATTTCCGTATAGAGTATACGATGCCAAACACTCTAAGCGCATTTTTGATGGCGCTCTTAAATCATTTGGATTTAACTTTTGCTGTCGTTGAGTTCCATCAATATTTGGATGAattctatagatttttaaaatattggcgCCGGCAACCACCACATTTTCTTCGATATTGTTAAAGAATCGGCATGTTATAGCAAATTCAACTGCTGTTGCAGGATGTGAATTCTTACagatagaaaacattttatttacttgctctttttcgtttatattttgtttatttatcaccaattattttattttcttaacattttcaaGGAACACACAAATAGAAAAACTCAGCTTGTATAAATGTAAACATTAAAGTATTGCCAgactgttttacttttttttacatgtgttgtttattgaaaaagaaaCACATGGATTGAAACAGATTTGTTGATACacatagagaaaaaatataccaaataaATTTCTGTGATTATCTACTCATCAGAGGCTCGAATCgagaaaaatttcgaataatGTATAATTGTCATGTTTAAAATAGAGTAAACACacgtaattcaaatattttttgttgttgtaacagcttaaactatacgATTTTTAATCCGGGGGTTCTGTATTTAGGTCAAAGACAataaattgggctacttcagtATTGTTAGTCCATAAATCTATTGGGTTAAGTaggcgttgagcctgttgcttCATCACTATCTCTGTTGTGCTAGAGCAACTTTTGTTTTGTGCCAGAGCGACTtctatttctgctatgggcggtatgcgacctccaagaacgacattcatgCAGTAATCTGAATCCGCGGAATTGATGGCGACTTTATGAATGTCTTCTAAAGATGCTGTATACGAAATCCGATCCAAGGAATCCTGCACATATCTTCATATGATCTCCTCGTATACACGAGGGTCCTTCCTGACATACCTCGGGAAAGCATCCACTGTGTAATGTTATAGTTGGAATGAGTCCACCGGTGACATCCCGAAGGAACTGTTAAGTCTacatgacattatgttccttgactgggaggACCTTCGTTTCCTCGTGAAGGAAGTTATTTGCATGCTGCCCGTTACTCTCAGTGAAGAAGACCACAAtggagcagcataattgaccactgaccggccaattgttttatagaaaGCTAACAAGGTTTCTTTGTCCATGTGCTCTACGAACGACTGGATAATTCACAATCCATCTACAGGATGTCCTGGAATATTGTACTCCAATACTATTttagataatattttaatattaaaaacaatcaaaacttttttctaaagatttaGACTTAGGCTCAAAATTCAACTTGTGGCAGAaaagataaattaataaaaaggcaaatatttgtttacttcttgtagatttcaaaattattttgtaaatcgttttttattttaataacataactcgtatattattaatattttataaataattattttaataacattttatatatctATTTGCATTGTTTGATTGCGACCATGGtaaggatttaaaaaaatataacaatatatgcaacaataatttatttgtgATCGAGTTTAAGGacgtaaatgaaaaattatatttatacacatatgtacattataAAAGTTACATACATTTCTATCTAACCAAACATAATATAATgcaattttaatagttttataaaaaaaattaacacaaaattaaatatacatatacatttcaCATGtagatacatacacatgtagatacatacacatgtatgtagataattaaattataaaagtttaaataaaagcgaaaatattacttaaatgCTAATTGaaggaattaaataaattgtaattgataGTTATTCGCATTCAAAAAATTGTaacgaacattttttataaaaaacctaaaaatatttaaatggtttGCATGAAGTTACACAAAACCATTCCATAATATGTAACACTAACTGGTGAACAAATATAAATGTAGACCAATTCTAGGCAGCCGTTGATATTTTGCAAGTACTTAATTGATGGCCATCTGCTTTCAAGCTATGTGAACTTTTACTGCTACACGACGGACTTGATTGAGTTGTTCGCAGTTCGGGGGGTAAAAAGATTTTAACAACATTTGTGATTTTTACTCGACAATTTGGACAATTATCGCATTTAGCTGCACATTGGTCGCATGCCATGACATGACAGCAGGGATTGAACATCGTATTTATGGCGTGATCCATACAAATCTTACATGTCATAGCCTCCGAAATTCTCGAATCCACACATCTCTCAATGACAGCCTCCCTTTCTTCTTTTTCTCGTATCACCATATCCAATTTACTTGTCATAGAAGAAACACTTTTAACATTTGAATCTTCAGCATCTGTGCTTTCGGCTAAGTGGGGTATATAGCGAGCGATATCTCCCAAGCCTGCACTTTGAGTCGATATTTCAATACCCCTTTCATGTAATATGCGACGAGCTTGATCATGTACTTCCCGACTGGTATGTTGAATATCGAAAACATATCGCTTTCCAAGTTCAGTATCTTCTTTAAACATCGAAGCTATGGTGCCTTTAAGATCGCGGGTAAATTGATTCGTTACAACACCCCTTACTTTATCGCAAACATAAAAGGCATGTCGTTCAGTTATTGATCTGTAAAGCCCAGCAGCAATTGCATGCTTTGGTAACTTTATCTCTATTTCTCTTCGATTATTATGATCGTCTGCATATTCCAATTTAAATGTGCGTCGAAACGATTTAGCCGCTGCTATTGCACTAAAGGGAATgctaaaagaaaacgaaaattaAGATTAGCATAGTGTACACTTTTTAAATGGTCAATATTTACTACTTACTTCTTTTCATTATCTCCAAAGGAAACTTTAATACCATGAGCACCCACTGCTATATCGCAAGATTGTGAATTTTCCGAAGTTGTAACGCCACTGAAAACTTCTTCGCCATAACCGGGCAAATCTTGAATTTCTTGAAGCAGCCAATACTTGGCGGACTTTGGCGACATTTTTAGCATAGACAATTTACCGTGCTCCACTGCAATTTGCTTGAGGAAGTCTTCGGGCATCTCATTGTCGGCTTCTTCACTTATGGGAGTAATTATATAATCTTGGTATATACGTAGCGGTGACGCAGCTATACGTTTTTCTATTGATATATCCGTTTCTTGGGGTTTATTATCACAGGTACTATTTACATTATCAGATACTTTGGTTGAATTTTCATTTGTACTAGAGGTAGATTTGTTGTTGGTTTCCGCTTGGCGTAAGTTACTTGTTGAGACCGTTGTAGCAGAATTTGAGGTTGAAGTCTGGGAAGATAACTGAGCATCATTATCTATATTTTCCACAGACTTTTGCTTCGATAAACGacgttttttaaaagaaagcaCATGGTCTTTTTCTTTGCGATCTTTTCCCGTGGCAccatgctgttgttgttgatgttgttgctgctggatttgttgttgctgctgctgttgaagAAGTAACTTTAAACGTTCTTgttctcttttaatttttaaaggacACTCGGATTTCAGTGAAGCTTCATTGAAACGCAAACCGTCAGCTTGACATAAGAGCGCCGCAAGCTTGGCAGCACTCGACCAGCTTCTCGCACATAAACGACCCTCCAATAAGTCAGCTTTTGCTTGCATATAGAATAAATTACGCACACTTTCCTGCAAAATGAAATGGACCGGAACCCAAAATTTGACACGCAATGCCAACATCAATTGTATGCCACTACCACTTCCACCATCGCAAGAAAGTCGATTACGCAAATTAATCCACTGATGAGTACGAGATTCTTTTTGACTGGGAACCCAATGTTCTAAGCCGAAATATTCCATTTCGCATATAACACCCAATGCTTTACACACCtgcaataaaaaacatacaaaaattaattccgctatattattaaaaaattttaaatattttataactgcTAAGTATAGAAACTTCGAACTTTAACCTTTTCAGTTgtattataaacattattaattttgtatttttttttttttgttttctcataaaaagtcatctccctaatgtacatacatatgtgtacatATAAATGTGTAGATGTTTGTGTTTCAAAGAAAGATACATTTATAGAAATGATAATAATTTcctcaaaattgtttaaactgaaaagtgtttgtttattaataatcaACAGAATCAATTCAATGACAACGTGGTATTACCACAATGATTTGATACAAACTCCATATTGTTCATTTGGACATACAACATACTCGTAAATAGATGTTAAAGTATATACTTATGGATAAAAATATgtaggtacatacatatgtacatatatacatagatgTATTTGTATCTATgtgcaaaaataacaataaa
The window above is part of the Lucilia cuprina isolate Lc7/37 chromosome 6, ASM2204524v1, whole genome shotgun sequence genome. Proteins encoded here:
- the LOC111678446 gene encoding cleavage and polyadenylation specificity factor subunit 1, with translation MFSICKNSHPATAVEFAITCRFFNNIEENVVVAGANILKIYRIHPNIDGTQRQQKLNPNDLRAPSKMRLECLASYTLYGNVMSLQSVTLTGSMRDALLISFKDAKLSVVQHDPDTFALKTLSLHFFEEEEIRDGWTGRYYIPMVRVDPDARCAVMLVYGKRLVVLPFRKENGIDEIEMADVKPIKKAPTAIVARTPILASYLIALRDLDEKIDNVLDLQFLHGYYEPTLLILYEPVRTFPGRVAVRADTCVLVAISLNIQQRVHPIIWTVTGLPFDCLQVFPIQKPIGGCLVTTVNAIIYLNQSVPPYGVSLNSSADHSTSFPLKPQDGVRISLDAANIAFIDVDKLVVSLRSGELYVVTLCVDSMRTVRNFHFHKAAASVLTSCMCVVQSEYLFLGSRLGNSLLLHFTEEDQSTVITLDEVEMSDANNVVNEESRKGRRIEDEELEVYGSGTKTSVQLRKYIFEVCDSLLNVGPINFMCAGERVEFEEGGTTLRPQASQLCDLKIDVVASSGHSKNGSLCVFVNCINPQVITSFELEGCLDVWTLYDDVSKKTSRHDHHDFMILSQRTSTLVLQTGEEINEIENTGFCCTQPTIFVGNLGQNRFIVQVTTRSVRLLQGKRLIQNVPIDEGAPVVQVSIADPYVCLRVLHGKVITLALRETKGTPRLAINKNTISSIPAVISLAAYKDLSGLFTTKSDEVLNLTGSGGNSLYSGLGYMKAEPNMKIEDEEDLLYGESGNAFKMNSMADLAKQSRQKNSDWWRRLLVQVKPSYWLIVARESGTLEIYSMPDMKLMYLVNDVGNGDTVLTDSMEFVPVTLNQQDNKQGILLNCMPQHVNSPPVQEIAMVGLGNNGSRPLLMIRTRLELIIYQAYRYGKGHMKVRFRKLQSINMLDEDSKPMDVDEEYADSLDSYNLQDRYISKLRYFSNISGLNGVVVCGPNPCFIFLTGKGEMRVHKIFGNGYLRSFASFNNVNCPQGFLCFDTTFDLKICILPTYLTYDSPWPVRKVPLRCTPRQIVYHRENRVYCLVTQTEEASNKYFRFNGEDKELTEENKGERFIYPNASKFSIVLMSPETWEIVPDASIEFENWEHVTAFQIVKLAYEGTRSGLKEYLCIGTNFNYSEDITSRGNIHVYDIIEVVPEPGKPLTKFKLKEIFKKEQKGPVSAIADVLGFLVTALGQKIYLWQLKDDDLIGVAFIDTNIYVHQIISIKSLILIADVYKSVSLLRFQEEFRTLSLASRDFNPLEVYGVEFMVDNSNLGFLVTDAERNLIVYMYQPEVRESIGGQKLLRKGDFHLGQAVNTMFRVQCHQRGLNHRYPFMYENKHMVVYGTLDGAIGYCLPLPEKVYRRFLMLQNVLLSYQEHLCGLNPKEFRTIKMSKKLSLNPSRCIIDGDLIWSFANMTVAERNEVSKKIGTKTEDILSDLLEIERLTAVF
- the LOC111678442 gene encoding E3 ubiquitin-protein ligase MYLIP, which produces MWCIVNLPNGTQQAVKWDPKAIGQECLEKVCKALGVICEMEYFGLEHWVPSQKESRTHQWINLRNRLSCDGGSGSGIQLMLALRVKFWVPVHFILQESVRNLFYMQAKADLLEGRLCARSWSSAAKLAALLCQADGLRFNEASLKSECPLKIKREQERLKLLLQQQQQQQIQQQQHQQQQHGATGKDRKEKDHVLSFKKRRLSKQKSVENIDNDAQLSSQTSTSNSATTVSTSNLRQAETNNKSTSSTNENSTKVSDNVNSTCDNKPQETDISIEKRIAASPLRIYQDYIITPISEEADNEMPEDFLKQIAVEHGKLSMLKMSPKSAKYWLLQEIQDLPGYGEEVFSGVTTSENSQSCDIAVGAHGIKVSFGDNEKNIPFSAIAAAKSFRRTFKLEYADDHNNRREIEIKLPKHAIAAGLYRSITERHAFYVCDKVRGVVTNQFTRDLKGTIASMFKEDTELGKRYVFDIQHTSREVHDQARRILHERGIEISTQSAGLGDIARYIPHLAESTDAEDSNVKSVSSMTSKLDMVIREKEEREAVIERCVDSRISEAMTCKICMDHAINTMFNPCCHVMACDQCAAKCDNCPNCRVKITNVVKIFLPPELRTTQSSPSCSSKSSHSLKADGHQLSTCKISTAA